A stretch of the Desulforamulus ferrireducens genome encodes the following:
- the lipA gene encoding lipoyl synthase: MNKRKPAWLRVKLQGAEKTHEVKGMLNRLSLHTVCQEANCPNLIECFGRKTATFMILGSVCTRNCTFCNVTKGAPQGIDPDEPAKVAQAVKELGLKHAVITSVTRDDLPDGGAGHFAEVIQRLRATKVIVEVLIPDLQGSREALATIIQAKPHILNHNVETVPRLYPTVRPKASYSRSLELLKNAKELAAPIFTKSGIMVGLGEQEEEVIQVMRDLRAVDCDILTIGQYLAPSAKHHPVVEYIHPELFKKYKDTAYELGFKYVASDPLVRSSYHAADVSPILQ, from the coding sequence ATGAATAAGCGAAAACCGGCATGGCTAAGGGTAAAATTACAAGGGGCAGAAAAAACCCATGAGGTCAAAGGGATGCTCAATCGGTTATCCCTGCATACTGTTTGCCAGGAAGCTAACTGTCCCAATTTAATAGAATGCTTTGGCCGCAAAACAGCCACTTTTATGATTTTGGGCAGTGTCTGTACCCGTAACTGTACCTTTTGTAATGTTACCAAGGGAGCACCCCAGGGTATCGATCCGGATGAACCGGCCAAGGTAGCCCAAGCAGTTAAGGAACTGGGTCTTAAACATGCGGTAATTACTTCGGTGACCAGGGATGACCTACCGGATGGCGGTGCCGGACACTTTGCCGAGGTTATCCAAAGGCTGCGAGCTACCAAGGTTATTGTGGAAGTGCTGATACCGGATTTGCAAGGCAGTAGAGAGGCATTGGCCACCATCATTCAAGCTAAACCTCACATACTCAATCATAATGTGGAAACCGTGCCCCGTCTCTACCCCACCGTTCGTCCCAAAGCCAGCTATTCCCGTTCCCTGGAGTTGCTGAAAAACGCCAAGGAATTGGCGGCCCCTATCTTTACCAAATCCGGTATCATGGTGGGTTTAGGGGAACAGGAAGAGGAAGTCATCCAGGTGATGAGAGATTTGCGGGCAGTGGATTGTGATATATTAACCATTGGACAATACCTGGCCCCCTCGGCCAAACATCACCCAGTGGTTGAATATATCCACCCGGAGCTGTTTAAAAAATATAAAGACACGGCTTATGAACTGGGCTTTAAATATGTAGCTTCTGACCCTCTGGTGAGAAGTTCCTATCATGCCGCAGATGTCTCTCCTATTTTGCAATAA
- a CDS encoding Crp/Fnr family transcriptional regulator: protein MSEKDALLSTSPWVKAHFLKSEHLHDDDMALLKQLGDEKQYAKGATIIDMGSKGEHMYFMLKGTARLSLLSAEGVEKPVAYVTQGCFLGEESYFHGQPTIYSAVAWEAVKAISLDRKHLKEIISRPGLAHILLNSVSYKSRVLAHQIEDLAFRSTIEKVSRILYCILAETPQGKEKHASIPISQQELAGIAGAHRVSITNAISQLKKDGVIKTAKDGSIIVIDWDKLKEKGFGM from the coding sequence ATGTCTGAAAAAGATGCACTTCTTTCAACATCACCCTGGGTCAAGGCACATTTCCTAAAATCCGAACACCTTCATGATGATGACATGGCACTGCTGAAGCAGTTGGGGGACGAGAAACAATATGCCAAGGGTGCAACCATCATTGATATGGGCAGCAAGGGAGAACATATGTACTTTATGCTAAAAGGAACCGCCCGTCTTTCCCTGCTCAGTGCCGAAGGGGTGGAAAAGCCAGTAGCCTACGTTACCCAGGGTTGTTTTCTAGGTGAGGAATCCTATTTTCACGGCCAACCCACCATTTATAGTGCTGTTGCCTGGGAAGCGGTTAAAGCTATTAGTTTGGACCGAAAGCATCTCAAGGAAATTATTTCACGCCCGGGTTTGGCACATATACTATTAAACTCAGTCAGCTATAAATCACGGGTTTTGGCCCATCAAATCGAAGATTTGGCCTTCCGTAGCACCATTGAAAAGGTTTCCCGCATCCTTTATTGTATCTTGGCAGAAACACCCCAGGGCAAGGAAAAGCATGCTTCAATTCCCATCAGCCAACAGGAATTGGCTGGCATTGCCGGTGCTCACCGTGTTTCCATTACCAATGCTATTTCCCAGCTCAAAAAGGATGGGGTTATTAAGACAGCCAAAGACGGCTCCATTATTGTTATTGATTGGGATAAACTAAAGGAAAAGGGCTTTGGGATGTAG
- a CDS encoding YkgJ family cysteine cluster protein: MMMDRLPLDYEYLYVKWREVVEAIKMGKSIFPPSWPSDLWESKLQLLHNIVKANPDTGRCDRCGQCCQEFPFACRPVEFFYLLPYMALKWPQEQQKSFFYGKLGLLREDGRNHCPFWETAGCTIYPVRPLFCRRAICGDHICNKLNREFDSLADWCNYEPVLKQLTFTNMVYYFYNEQNQSEELSWQLDFGQGDVRLTVAPMEVWLLLLLNKPEMGQRVLDLAGFKPLLGSVDGLRLA, encoded by the coding sequence ATGATGATGGACCGGCTGCCTCTGGATTATGAGTATTTGTATGTAAAATGGCGCGAGGTGGTGGAGGCAATAAAAATGGGTAAATCCATTTTTCCTCCCTCCTGGCCGTCAGACCTGTGGGAAAGCAAGCTGCAACTGCTGCACAATATTGTCAAAGCAAACCCTGACACTGGCAGGTGTGACCGTTGTGGCCAGTGTTGTCAAGAATTTCCCTTTGCCTGTCGACCTGTTGAATTTTTTTATTTGCTACCTTATATGGCTTTAAAATGGCCACAGGAACAACAGAAAAGTTTCTTTTACGGTAAACTTGGGTTGCTAAGGGAAGACGGCAGGAACCACTGTCCATTTTGGGAAACAGCAGGTTGTACAATTTACCCTGTACGTCCGTTGTTTTGTCGCCGGGCAATCTGTGGCGATCATATCTGTAATAAATTAAATCGTGAGTTCGACAGTTTGGCAGACTGGTGTAACTATGAACCGGTCTTAAAACAACTAACTTTCACCAACATGGTTTATTACTTTTATAACGAGCAAAACCAAAGTGAAGAACTTAGCTGGCAACTGGATTTTGGACAGGGGGATGTTAGACTGACCGTGGCCCCCATGGAGGTTTGGTTATTATTACTGCTCAATAAACCCGAAATGGGTCAAAGGGTACTGGACTTAGCCGGCTTTAAACCTCTCTTGGGCTCTGTTGATGGCTTAAGATTAGCTTAA
- a CDS encoding ABC transporter ATP-binding protein, with the protein MEQQKCVIDAVNLVKIYKNGSEELKVLDNVSIKVFKGDFLAILGPSGSGKSTLMNILGCLDLPTAGEYYLDGLNVLTATDNELAEIRNKKIGFIFQKFNLLPRLTALQNVMLPLLYRGIDEAEAMERAKEKLILLGLGQRLGHRPNELSGGQQQRVAIARAIVGNPQLLLADEPTGNLDSKSSEDAMAIFKELNEQGNTIVIITHDVEVAEQVNKLVYIRDGRLYENR; encoded by the coding sequence ATGGAACAACAAAAATGCGTCATTGATGCTGTTAACCTGGTGAAGATATATAAAAACGGCTCCGAAGAGCTAAAGGTCCTTGATAATGTCAGTATTAAAGTGTTTAAGGGGGATTTTTTAGCCATTCTCGGGCCTTCCGGTTCGGGTAAATCCACACTTATGAACATACTGGGCTGTTTGGATCTACCCACCGCCGGGGAGTATTATTTAGATGGATTGAATGTCTTAACCGCCACCGATAATGAATTGGCCGAGATTCGCAATAAGAAGATTGGCTTTATTTTTCAAAAGTTTAACCTGCTGCCCAGGTTAACAGCGTTGCAAAATGTTATGCTACCATTGCTTTACCGGGGAATTGATGAGGCCGAGGCCATGGAACGAGCCAAGGAAAAGTTAATCCTGCTGGGTTTAGGCCAAAGACTGGGGCATCGGCCCAATGAACTATCCGGCGGCCAGCAGCAAAGGGTGGCCATAGCCAGAGCCATTGTAGGTAACCCCCAATTACTCTTGGCCGATGAACCCACAGGAAACCTGGATAGTAAATCCAGTGAGGATGCCATGGCCATTTTTAAAGAACTAAATGAACAGGGTAACACCATTGTTATTATCACCCACGATGTTGAGGTGGCAGAACAGGTGAATAAGTTAGTATATATACGGGATGGTCGCTTATATGAAAATCGTTAG
- a CDS encoding efflux RND transporter periplasmic adaptor subunit → MKIVSAESFKNLAKLKSKRSFWLALALALLLTAGLVYWYKIQNNHQANEVQYLQTQVQRGDILIGLDSDGTIDFSKVTLRFDVRGTIAEILVAEGEQVRKGDIIARLDDRDYQDQYQLALARLQEAREQEITSLLDDELTLQKAEADLEKLRDEVKEMETIPEAYAANEIKQKKYELANKETELRNLRQKYELKKARGLDQIELEVKMAKEDLEDTILYAPVDGVVLHLAKKVGESLMDEDDFATIHEDNTVKAITKVIEYDIGQIKVGQRVYVTVEALPDKKFSGQVTKVNALPSADSSGLVNYDVEITIKDPGEDLKDGMTCAVSFVLKEVKNCLIVPYQAVKMVQGKQVVTVLNEQGQEETRQIKTGFTDGTNVEVLEGLKGNETVVYRKASTTNNATTSRTTNNNQMFFRSR, encoded by the coding sequence ATGAAAATCGTTAGTGCAGAGAGTTTTAAAAACTTAGCCAAATTGAAAAGTAAAAGGTCCTTTTGGTTAGCCCTGGCACTGGCTTTGCTGCTAACCGCCGGCCTGGTCTACTGGTATAAAATCCAAAATAACCATCAGGCTAATGAGGTGCAATATCTACAAACTCAAGTGCAAAGGGGCGATATCCTCATTGGCCTGGATTCCGATGGCACCATTGATTTTTCAAAGGTCACGCTGCGTTTTGATGTGAGAGGTACCATTGCCGAAATTTTGGTGGCTGAGGGAGAGCAGGTTAGAAAGGGTGATATTATCGCCAGACTAGATGACAGAGACTATCAGGATCAGTACCAATTAGCTCTGGCCAGACTCCAGGAAGCCCGGGAACAAGAGATCACCAGTTTGTTAGATGATGAATTAACTTTGCAAAAAGCAGAGGCAGATTTAGAGAAATTGCGGGATGAAGTTAAAGAGATGGAAACAATTCCCGAGGCCTATGCAGCCAATGAAATAAAACAAAAAAAATATGAACTGGCTAACAAGGAAACTGAATTGAGGAATTTACGGCAGAAATATGAACTGAAGAAGGCCAGGGGCCTTGATCAGATTGAGTTAGAGGTCAAAATGGCTAAGGAGGATTTGGAAGACACTATTTTATATGCGCCTGTTGACGGTGTTGTTTTACATCTTGCTAAAAAGGTGGGGGAAAGTCTTATGGATGAAGATGACTTTGCCACCATTCATGAAGATAATACCGTTAAGGCCATTACCAAGGTTATTGAATATGACATTGGTCAGATTAAAGTTGGGCAAAGGGTTTATGTAACAGTGGAAGCCCTGCCCGATAAAAAATTCTCCGGCCAAGTGACTAAGGTTAATGCCTTACCCAGTGCGGATTCCAGCGGACTGGTTAACTATGATGTGGAAATTACCATTAAAGATCCGGGAGAAGATTTGAAGGATGGTATGACCTGTGCGGTTTCCTTTGTACTCAAAGAGGTTAAGAATTGTTTAATAGTACCCTATCAGGCAGTAAAAATGGTGCAGGGTAAGCAAGTGGTAACGGTACTTAACGAACAGGGACAAGAGGAGACCAGGCAAATCAAGACCGGTTTTACAGATGGAACCAATGTAGAAGTATTAGAGGGTCTAAAGGGCAACGAAACGGTGGTTTACCGCAAGGCTAGCACGACCAACAACGCTACCACTTCCCGAACCACCAACAACAACCAAATGTTCTTTAGAAGCAGGTGA
- a CDS encoding ABC transporter permease, with protein MRLKQLLKLVMTNITQNKMRTFLTTLGVIVGTATIFLVVAIGKGGEAQVNEQYSKLNVGTIIVMPAQRGRVADPLTKKDAELFLASPNIAQAFPILRGNGNVNYNNYSASAAFMAVEPGFQSSNNLTVELGRPIEDEDEIKKNKVAVVGAELANTLTDGNPAELVGQNISINSRRFEVIGIYNRVGDSGSGQSYDDAAFIPYTVGEKYLLGTRANPTINVQATSMDTVQAAIEDITNSLNENHRAGGADQFRVMDAGSRLAAAQESAKSMSLLLLAVAAVVLVVSGIGIMNVMFVTVKERTKEIGTLKAIGAKKREILNQFLIEAVIISLVGGIIGVIVGFLTIPVLHYFELAALPSLGGVLLGLIFSVVTGIFFGFYPAWKAAELSPLEALRYE; from the coding sequence TTGCGACTAAAACAACTGCTCAAATTGGTTATGACCAATATCACCCAAAACAAAATGCGTACCTTCCTGACCACCCTGGGTGTCATTGTGGGGACGGCCACTATTTTTTTGGTGGTGGCCATTGGCAAAGGGGGAGAAGCCCAGGTTAACGAGCAATACTCTAAGCTTAACGTTGGCACCATTATAGTTATGCCCGCCCAAAGGGGGAGAGTGGCTGATCCGCTGACGAAAAAGGATGCTGAGCTTTTTTTAGCCAGCCCTAACATAGCCCAGGCCTTTCCCATCCTACGGGGCAACGGAAATGTTAACTACAATAATTACTCGGCCTCTGCCGCCTTTATGGCAGTGGAACCAGGCTTTCAAAGCAGTAACAATCTAACGGTGGAACTTGGTCGGCCTATCGAGGACGAAGACGAAATTAAAAAGAATAAAGTAGCTGTGGTGGGGGCGGAACTGGCCAACACCCTAACCGATGGCAATCCCGCGGAATTAGTGGGCCAAAATATCAGTATCAACAGCAGGCGATTTGAGGTAATTGGCATTTATAACCGGGTGGGTGATTCTGGTTCCGGCCAAAGTTATGATGATGCCGCTTTTATACCCTATACCGTGGGTGAAAAATATTTGTTAGGCACCAGGGCCAACCCCACCATCAATGTCCAGGCCACCAGCATGGACACCGTTCAGGCGGCCATTGAGGATATTACCAATAGTCTCAATGAAAACCACCGAGCCGGCGGAGCAGATCAATTCCGCGTCATGGATGCCGGCAGCAGACTGGCAGCAGCCCAGGAGTCAGCTAAATCCATGTCCTTGTTACTGCTGGCAGTGGCTGCGGTAGTTTTAGTTGTGAGCGGCATTGGGATTATGAATGTTATGTTCGTCACGGTCAAGGAGAGAACCAAAGAGATTGGCACCCTGAAAGCCATTGGAGCTAAGAAAAGGGAGATATTAAATCAGTTTCTCATCGAAGCTGTCATTATCAGTTTGGTGGGCGGCATTATTGGGGTAATAGTGGGTTTTCTGACCATACCCGTGTTACACTACTTTGAATTGGCGGCGCTCCCCTCCCTCGGTGGTGTCCTCTTAGGTCTGATCTTTTCGGTGGTTACCGGTATCTTTTTTGGCTTTTATCCCGCCTGGAAAGCCGCTGAATTAAGCCCTCTGGAGGCCTTACGCTATGAATAA
- a CDS encoding TolC family protein translates to MNNKVINKVLILLLAMFMVLGNSSVGYADAAVITIEQARALALENSRALQKHEINVKKAKYQKQQADRQLDDAIARYNSIGSKLGDDYSDSLLNQLDSQYDKVEAAFDSINATENNYDDAVKDEENYQQQLGYLVEEIYTSILMQEAALQKLNKEYELKQYLLTMERQKLALGSSSQYNVDELARGLTELNKSIIEQNHSIKTKKGQLNDMMGRGYDEELQLVPFEVKATLEIPEYESLLSDVTYSSVQLARIKRDLRELDDDYDDETDYYKSLILSQEIKAKELELAEQTVALYETVNNLLSQAKLKQEDYQIALNNYRNAQKTYEWAKKRYELGQISKLALLESEINYLNMQNQKNTAGYNLYLTQSILQLAAKGILNN, encoded by the coding sequence ATGAATAACAAAGTGATAAACAAAGTACTAATACTATTGTTGGCTATGTTTATGGTACTGGGGAACAGTTCCGTTGGCTATGCCGATGCTGCCGTAATTACCATCGAACAGGCCAGGGCACTGGCGTTGGAAAACAGCAGAGCTTTACAAAAACATGAAATCAATGTCAAGAAAGCCAAATACCAAAAACAACAGGCAGACCGTCAACTGGATGATGCCATTGCTCGGTATAACAGTATCGGTAGTAAATTGGGAGACGATTACTCTGATAGCCTACTGAATCAGTTGGATTCCCAGTATGACAAAGTTGAGGCAGCCTTCGACAGCATCAATGCGACAGAAAACAACTATGATGATGCAGTTAAAGACGAAGAAAACTACCAGCAACAACTGGGCTATTTAGTTGAAGAAATCTACACCTCTATCCTAATGCAAGAAGCTGCTTTGCAAAAGTTAAATAAAGAATATGAGCTAAAGCAATATTTATTAACTATGGAGAGACAGAAATTGGCCCTGGGCAGCAGCAGCCAATATAATGTGGATGAGCTGGCTAGAGGACTCACGGAACTAAATAAAAGCATTATTGAGCAAAACCATAGTATTAAGACCAAAAAGGGTCAACTAAATGATATGATGGGCAGGGGCTACGATGAGGAGCTACAATTGGTTCCCTTTGAGGTCAAAGCCACCCTGGAAATTCCGGAGTATGAAAGTTTATTGTCCGATGTCACCTATTCCTCCGTCCAACTGGCCCGAATAAAAAGGGATCTGCGTGAGCTGGATGATGACTATGATGATGAAACCGATTATTATAAGTCTTTAATATTGAGTCAGGAGATTAAAGCCAAGGAACTGGAACTGGCGGAGCAAACCGTTGCACTGTATGAAACCGTTAATAACTTGTTGTCCCAGGCAAAGCTAAAGCAAGAAGACTACCAAATAGCCCTCAACAATTATAGAAATGCCCAAAAAACCTATGAGTGGGCCAAGAAACGTTATGAATTAGGACAGATTTCCAAGCTGGCGCTGCTGGAAAGTGAGATAAACTACTTAAATATGCAAAATCAAAAAAATACTGCGGGCTATAATTTGTACTTAACCCAGAGTATTTTGCAACTTGCGGCAAAGGGCATTTTGAACAATTAA
- a CDS encoding MFS transporter gives MQQSTLTAGVPLTSTSVDVNSGVKIKNNYFDGLPVSRSHVGLFMLIVLAYFFEQLDNNNFSFVAPALISSWGIKMEDIAHINSLYFVGMTLGGLLGGVISDFIGRRKTFLGSIVLFSVASIANGFAQDLTTFAISRAITGFGIFCMMVVSIAYISEMTPAESRGKWQNMTAGIGFLAMPLIGVIARIVVPISQDSWRWIFWMGGLGLVGFIFGLKYLKESPRWLVAKGRIAEAEQVMFEITGRQVDLSEAAKKVQPSENVKEVLVGMFSGAYLKRTAVMLVSFICINVPGFIFMAWTPTLLQQKGFTLEQSLFASSLIILGAPLGCFLSSFVSDKGGRKIPIGVIALGWAVLAVVFANLGNNISLIIAVGMCMNACNLAGGFTLFSYVAESYPTRMRNTATGFHNAMGRLAVAGSQLAVPVLFAKAGFTGLFGAIAIMLTVAGLTVLIFGERTGGKSLEEVA, from the coding sequence ATGCAGCAAAGTACTTTAACAGCAGGGGTTCCCTTAACCAGTACCAGTGTGGATGTTAACTCAGGAGTAAAAATTAAAAACAATTATTTCGATGGTTTACCGGTTTCCAGAAGCCATGTGGGTCTGTTTATGCTCATTGTTTTGGCCTACTTCTTTGAGCAACTGGATAACAACAACTTTTCTTTTGTAGCACCTGCCCTGATAAGTTCCTGGGGCATCAAGATGGAGGATATCGCCCATATTAACTCCCTTTATTTTGTGGGCATGACCCTGGGTGGTCTACTGGGTGGTGTTATCTCTGACTTTATTGGCCGTCGAAAAACCTTCCTGGGCAGCATTGTTTTATTCTCTGTGGCTTCCATTGCTAACGGCTTTGCCCAAGATTTAACAACCTTTGCTATTTCCAGAGCAATCACCGGTTTTGGTATCTTCTGTATGATGGTTGTTTCCATCGCTTATATCTCTGAAATGACCCCTGCAGAAAGCCGGGGTAAGTGGCAGAATATGACTGCCGGTATTGGTTTTCTGGCCATGCCTTTGATTGGTGTAATTGCCCGCATAGTTGTACCCATCTCTCAAGATTCCTGGCGTTGGATTTTCTGGATGGGTGGTTTAGGTCTGGTTGGCTTCATTTTTGGTCTGAAGTATCTCAAGGAATCTCCCCGCTGGCTGGTGGCCAAAGGTCGCATAGCGGAAGCAGAACAAGTAATGTTTGAGATAACAGGTCGTCAAGTGGACTTAAGTGAGGCTGCTAAAAAAGTGCAGCCCAGTGAAAATGTTAAAGAAGTTTTGGTGGGTATGTTTAGCGGTGCCTACCTGAAAAGAACTGCAGTTATGCTGGTTTCCTTTATCTGCATTAACGTACCTGGCTTCATTTTTATGGCCTGGACACCGACCTTACTACAGCAAAAGGGTTTTACCCTGGAACAATCCTTGTTTGCCAGTTCCCTGATTATTTTAGGTGCCCCTCTGGGCTGCTTCCTATCTTCCTTTGTCTCCGATAAAGGTGGACGTAAGATTCCCATCGGGGTCATTGCTCTGGGGTGGGCGGTACTGGCCGTAGTATTTGCTAACCTGGGTAACAATATATCCTTGATTATTGCAGTTGGTATGTGCATGAACGCTTGTAACTTAGCCGGTGGCTTTACCCTCTTCTCCTATGTGGCTGAATCCTACCCCACGAGGATGCGTAATACCGCCACCGGTTTCCATAATGCCATGGGACGTTTAGCTGTGGCCGGTTCCCAACTGGCTGTGCCGGTGCTTTTTGCCAAAGCTGGTTTTACCGGTTTGTTTGGGGCAATAGCTATTATGTTGACAGTGGCTGGCCTTACCGTACTAATCTTTGGTGAGCGGACAGGTGGGAAATCACTGGAAGAAGTGGCTTAA
- a CDS encoding response regulator transcription factor — protein sequence MYRIFLVEDELNLNQILTSYLQKEGWEVKAFGDGRTALEAINERPQLWILDIMLPDIDGYQLLRRIKEVDPEVPIIYISARDADIDRIMGLEMGSDDYLAKPFLPRELVIRARRVLERVYDRPAETENNLYHIHPYVLDEAKREIRKGETIIELTSKEYDLALFFTKHKGQALSREQIINWVWGDDYVGTDRSVDDLIRRLRKKLPDLRIETIYGYGYRMIST from the coding sequence TTGTATCGTATTTTTTTGGTAGAAGATGAGCTGAACCTGAATCAGATCCTAACTTCCTATTTGCAAAAGGAAGGCTGGGAGGTAAAAGCCTTTGGTGACGGTCGTACTGCCCTGGAAGCTATTAATGAGCGGCCCCAACTTTGGATTTTAGACATTATGCTGCCGGATATTGACGGTTATCAACTGTTGCGGCGTATTAAGGAGGTCGACCCTGAGGTACCGATCATTTATATCTCTGCCCGGGATGCCGATATCGACCGCATAATGGGTTTGGAGATGGGTAGTGATGACTATCTGGCCAAGCCGTTTCTGCCCCGGGAACTGGTTATTCGCGCCCGGAGAGTGTTAGAACGTGTTTACGATAGGCCGGCGGAGACGGAAAACAATTTATATCATATCCATCCCTATGTTTTGGACGAAGCAAAGAGGGAGATTCGTAAAGGGGAAACTATTATTGAATTAACCTCAAAGGAATATGATCTGGCACTCTTCTTTACCAAACATAAAGGACAAGCCCTATCCAGAGAGCAAATTATCAACTGGGTCTGGGGGGATGACTATGTTGGCACAGATCGTTCTGTGGATGACCTAATCAGGCGGTTACGCAAAAAGCTGCCGGATCTGCGCATTGAGACTATTTATGGTTACGGTTATAGGATGATAAGTACATGA
- a CDS encoding sensor histidine kinase, giving the protein MKNLSLTVKIWLGISVVSLISYLVVIFFTPPLVRNYFTDNMMEPPREKPSNRMEEPLNDRGFHIRSFMMLEDGTTLPAEAYRAFHPAFVQEVKRNAESQQRAKQLYESKNGNIPVRYVIARDLAYERPLYQIMLLKKPEEDRFIKELVLNFMFYMGLALVASWFVSLLIVRYLTRPLTIMEQHVKRIANRDWHEPLDINRNDEIGKLAKSIDSMRQQLIKQEESQQSMLQNISHELKTPVMVIRSYVQAMRDGVYPKGDLDGSIQVIDEEGARLEKLIKQLLYLTRLDYLATRKPTLVDVRLDLLIEKIAQRFKLQRMEIDCKLDLQPLTVKGEEDTLWVMVENLLENHLRYAVSTLKVTLTTNSEKTEAVLRFWNDGSQIDPSQVKEIFKPFQKGREGKFGLGLAIVQGILQLYQGKITLVNEDDGVATRVTLPLGRS; this is encoded by the coding sequence ATGAAAAATCTATCACTGACAGTAAAAATATGGTTGGGTATTTCGGTGGTTAGTCTAATATCCTACCTGGTTGTTATTTTTTTTACGCCGCCCCTGGTGCGTAATTATTTTACCGATAACATGATGGAGCCACCCCGGGAGAAACCCAGCAATAGAATGGAAGAGCCCCTTAATGACAGGGGTTTTCATATACGCAGTTTTATGATGTTGGAAGATGGGACCACCCTGCCTGCAGAGGCTTACCGGGCTTTTCATCCAGCCTTTGTCCAGGAAGTAAAAAGAAATGCCGAGTCCCAACAAAGGGCAAAACAGCTCTATGAAAGCAAAAATGGCAATATTCCCGTTCGCTATGTCATTGCCCGGGATTTAGCTTATGAACGTCCTTTATACCAGATCATGTTGCTGAAAAAGCCGGAAGAAGATCGCTTTATCAAGGAATTAGTGTTGAATTTTATGTTTTATATGGGCCTGGCCCTGGTGGCCAGTTGGTTTGTCTCCCTCCTTATAGTGCGTTACCTCACCCGGCCCTTGACCATTATGGAGCAGCACGTGAAGCGCATTGCCAACCGTGACTGGCATGAACCACTGGATATCAATAGAAATGATGAGATTGGCAAGTTAGCTAAGTCCATTGATAGTATGCGCCAGCAACTGATTAAGCAGGAGGAGTCGCAGCAGTCAATGCTGCAAAATATTTCCCATGAATTAAAAACGCCGGTGATGGTGATTCGCAGCTATGTACAGGCTATGCGAGACGGAGTTTACCCCAAAGGTGATTTAGATGGCAGCATTCAGGTGATCGATGAAGAAGGGGCACGTTTGGAAAAACTAATTAAACAATTACTCTATTTAACACGACTGGATTACTTGGCCACAAGGAAACCAACCCTGGTGGATGTGCGACTGGATCTGTTAATTGAGAAAATTGCCCAACGCTTTAAGCTGCAGCGCATGGAGATAGATTGTAAATTGGATTTACAGCCACTGACAGTAAAAGGTGAGGAAGATACCCTGTGGGTGATGGTAGAAAACCTACTGGAGAATCACCTGCGCTATGCCGTATCCACCCTCAAGGTGACCCTAACTACCAACAGTGAAAAAACCGAAGCAGTGTTACGCTTTTGGAATGACGGTTCCCAGATAGATCCCAGCCAAGTTAAGGAAATATTTAAGCCCTTCCAGAAGGGACGGGAGGGTAAATTTGGCTTAGGCTTGGCCATTGTTCAAGGGATTTTGCAGCTTTATCAAGGAAAAATTACCTTAGTAAATGAAGATGACGGTGTAGCTACGAGGGTTACCCTACCTTTAGGGAGAAGCTAG